The Apibacter raozihei DNA segment TTTTTGGAACACCTAAAATTGGAGGCATTTTAGGAAGGAGTGTACCCTATCTTGGATGGGCACTTATGTATTGGGATGTAGGTGAAATGTTACATGAAATGAATACAGAATTTTGGGAAAATCATTATGATGAATATGATTTTAGTTTACTTATGAATAATTATAGTTAATTATTTAGTTTATTTTTTACTATTTTGAATTCTACAAAAGAAAAAATAAATTATTATCCATAAAGAGGAGTAAGATCTATTCATATTATATTTAACAAAACTTACGTAAATAAAGAATAGGTTAGAGAAGATTAAAATAAATTTGAATAAACGTGTAATATCAATATACGTAAAAAAGAGAATATTGAATGAGGATGACAGTAGAATTTTTATTGATCTACGAATCTTTAAAAAGGTTCACAATCGGTAAATAATCGTACCATTTGTAAGCCTGTTTTGTAGCAAAAAAGAAAAATAGTTTTATGATTTTTGTTTACGCTTTTTTCGCTCTTCTTTCTTTTTTTGTTTTTTTTCTCTTTCTATCTGGTTTTGCTTCTCTATTTCAGATACTCTATCTTGAAATAGCTTTTTTTCTTTATTTAAAGCCTCCAATTTTGAATTCAGTGAAGTAATTTTGTTATTTATTTTGTCAATTTTAACCTCATTTACAGGATTATTTTCCTCTTTCAGCTCCTTTAACCGTTTTTCTTGTGTCTCAATTTTAGCATTCGTTGTTTTGATTTTCATATCAACCTTGTAAACTTTATTTTTAAAAATTTCTAAACTGGAAATTGATTGATTCCGATAATAATTTATACGGTTCATATTCGTGTTCATAAAATTTCTGTGCTGACTTACGGCCATTTGATGCATACGCATGGAAGAACTCATGGCTCCTATCTGAGAGTATACCGGTAGGGTAGACAAAATAAGAAGTAAAATTGATAATGTTTTTTTCATAGTAATTTTTATAATTAGTTAAAAATATTGAGTGTACTTAGATAAAATTTTGGCAAAAATATTAAATTAATTTGTAGTAAGATTAAATTATTCTCAAACATTTATATGTTTCGTAGTAAAAAAGGAAAGCAATTAATATTAAAACATTTTGCTTTATATTTTTTATCTTAATTAAGCTTTTTATTAATTGAATTAACTATTAATTGTGAAATAAAAAAAATGACTATTTGAATTATAAATACCGGATATAAAGGTGTTGATTGTACAAAACGATATACAAAACTTAAAAAATTTACAGGTAATGTTATAATTAGAGAAGGTAAAACCCAATCTCCAAAACCAAAATTGCTTCCATAAATTGAACACACGGTAATCGTTCCGTATAAATTATACAGAAAAAGAAAAAGCAGAATTCGTTGTTTTGTATTTAAAAATAGCAATTGTAAGATATGACTTATGGTATGCTTAATTTTTATTGGTAATCTTTATTTAGACAGCTTTTCAATCAATTCTTCCCTATCTTTAAGCATTCGCTCATAAAGTTCAACAACTTTGTCAAGAGGATTAAATGTGCAACTGTAGTTATTGAAATTTCCATTAGCACTATCATTAAAAGTATTGATGTAATTTACTGTAGCTTCATCAGTCATGTTTTTAATCGCTTCTACAGGAACTTTTAATGCCTGAGAAACTTTTTCAAGTATCTTATCTTCCAACAATTCCTTTTGTTCATAATCCGATACAGTTGCCTGACTAACACCTAAATCAAAAGCTAAAGATTCCTGCTTAATTCCAAGCATTTCTCTTAGTCTTTTAATATTTCTTCCCTGGTGTACTTTCTTAGGTGCTGTCTCTGTATTCATAACAAAAATGTTTTAGCAAAAATAAAAAAATAATCTGATAAAAACAGAGCTATATTTTATTAATGCTTCTTATATAATAAAGGCTTCATTAGTAGCTTATAGGACAATTATGCATTCACTTTGCTAAAAAATAATCCTAGTATGAAAAAGAAAGATCCGGAATTCTGGAAAGAAGCAAAAGAATCTATGGAAACTATCCGTAAGAACAGGCATAATAAAAATTGTTTAATGGTGGAAATGGAAAGCTATACAGACTTAGGTTGCTTGCTTTCTGCATTAATCCGTATCTCTCAACAATCTCTCTTCCTGAAAGAAGAATTGGTAGATGAAGAGATACGAACTGACATTTATAATCTTTTAGATTTTGCTAATAAGCTTATCCCCTTTCCTGAGTTAGAGTTGCTGGATGAGATTAGTACTATATCCAGATAAAAATTATATAAAACAATCAATTCTATAGAAAGTGTTTATTATTCTAGGTAAAAAAACTTGTTAAATTTGCGCTATGAATAAAACTATACTGATATTGCTATTTTTTGTCTTTAGCCTTTTTTCATTTTCACAGACTACTAAAACAATAGTTGATCTTGAAAAATTATCAGAGCAGGAACTCGGCAATATTTCCCAAAGTGTTTCACAAAAAGGTTGGGTTTTACTGAAAGATAAGAATCATAATTATATATTGAATTGCTCCAATAAAGATTATCATTTATTTTTTTCCATTATTTGTGAAAAAGCAACTGATAGACCCGGATTTCATATTGAATTTTCTAATAACTACAGAGACGGAAGCTACGGAGGCATAGATTTTTTGAGCTCTAACGACGACCGGGAGGTACAACTTTTGTTAGATGGTAAAAGTTTCCAAAATCCATTTAAAAACTATGAAGAAACTCTATTTAAAAAATTTACTGAAGCTTTAAGAAATGCAAAAATTCTTACTATCGAGGTTTACGATCATGATGATTTCACTCAGGAACTTAAATTGAATCGCTCTATTGATTTTAAGCTTGAAAATGGAGATTTAATAGACTATCCGGTACAATGTAATGAATGAAATGGAAAGCATTTTTTGTATTAACCTACTAATTTTTATGTTTATAAGCCACTAATTACGATCTTTAATTAAGAACAAATGATTTATTATTTTTATTTATTACAAGTCATATTTATTTCTTTTTACCTACCAGATTTTCTATATCTTTATTAGTCCAAATCATATTTTTTAGCTTTGAATTAAAAATGGGAATACTAATTATACCGTTCTATTTGATACCTATGGTGATTTTCTTTTATAGTTTTATTATTCTTGTTCCATTGGTCATAAAAAAACAAATCACTTTCAAACAAATTTTATCAGGTTTTTTTCTTTCTTTATCGCTTTATGTTGCAATATTATACTATTTGGCTAATGATGGTAAAGCCAGTGCTTTAGTTCCTCTTATTTTGATACCATTATGCATGTTCGTCATTCCCGCAATATTGTCTGTTATATCCCAATATATTAAGAGTGAAAAAAATCCACTTTATAATGTATTTATGATTAGCATTTTTTTTCTGGCTTTTTATTCATTGCTTTTACAGAGATAATTAAATATTTTAGAGAATCTGGAATAATACATTTTTATCTTTAATTTTAGGTTCTTAAACTTTTTCCATTAAGTGTAATAATATTAAACATGGAGAATAACCTATTAAATACTCTACTTCCATATATCTCTGAATTCTTCCACTATTTGCTTTATTGCATCACCATAATAGTTACAGTTTATTTTATTGCCTTTATTCCCAATAACAGCTTTTTCAAAAAATATCTTTAAATATTTCACATTTCCCATAATTAGTAGCTTATCTCTCAAAAACGCTCCTTCATATATATCTCAACAGTAAATTCTGGATTTTTTATAATTTTTCCTCTAATAAAATTGATAATTCTTTATCCTGTAAATTTATATTAATTTTTATGGGAATAGAGATATTAATTTTATAAAGTTCAACATCTTCAATAACATATTCACTTTCTGAAAGTCTTAACCTATATTGTTTACCTTTGGATAAATGAGTATTTATTTTTATATTATTAATTGGGTAATCACATAATCCTCTTCTACCTAATCCTGTATATATATAAAGAAAATCACAGTATAAAATATATTCTCCCTCATCTATAGTAAAAACTTCATTCCAGTAATTGCCTATTGCTTTGTCATATTTTTTTAGATCATAATTTTCTATTCTTAAACTTTGCCCTAAGAAATCAAGTATCGCATAACTCTGTAATCTTTTTTTTATATATACTTTTAAATTATTTCGTTTTTTTTTTAAGGACAAAACTTTAATTAAAATCCAGACATATACAAGTAAAACCACTACACCAAAAGCTATAAACACATGACAATCAACTATGTATAAAACTGTTTCTGGTTGGGATATATACTTAGTTGTAGGAGCGAAATATAAAATAAGTATTAATAAAGCAGAGCCTATTATTACGAGGATACAGTAAAACAGATTTCCATTAATTAAGCTTTTTTTAACTTTTAAAGTATATAGAATTCCTGATACTGCTAAAATTCCTAAAACAGAAAGTATTTTAATTCCTATGTGTCCATCATAATTCAAAGAGGTTATTCCTATTATTAGCATCATTATTGCGTAAGCTAATGAAACCATCAAACCGAATAAAAGAAGTTGGTAAAATCCTATCTTACTCATTTTAATAAAAATATATGAATGTAAATTAAAGGAAAAATCCCTTATCAGCAAAGCCAAATCAAGTTTCTTTCGTTATTATCACATGGTCTACAAAAACCAAATCCAATAGCTTTCGGCATTTGTGTTCCTATCAGGGCTTTGCAAGTAAGTTCATCAAAAGTTGAAGGTATATAAGCTTTCTTTGCTGTTGCATAAAATTGCTTTGTAGTTTGGCTTTTTACTATTTCTATCTCCACCAGAGATTTTTAATAAAAAGAAGGAAGTTCCATCTTTTTTGTTTCTTTCTTTAAAATTGATAATTGTTACACATTGGTTTATGTTTTTTGAGTTAGTGTATCACTTGCAAACAAAAAACCAGAGGAAAAAGATTAAGCTTTCATCTTGAATTTTTATACATTCTGGAATTTGTTCTGTTTCTTATGTAATTTGAGTGGGAGGTTTTCCCTTTAATACTGGTGGGGGAATTTAATTAGGGTAGTTTGCTCATAAATATATTTTTAAGATAAATTTCTATGGAAAAATTTTAGCTTAAATCAGGGGGGAGATAAAGTTTAACGTATTAATTTACTTATATTTGCATTTGCTAAGTATAAAAATATACAAAATATAATAGTACTAATTAGAATTCCAATAATATATAGCTACGATGAACATTAAAAATATTAAAATTCAAAACTTTAGAAATTTTAAAGACTTTTCAATTGACTTTTCAGAAGGGTTTCAAACAATTATAGGAGAAAATAATGTTGGAAAGAGCAATCTTTATTGGGCTATTAGACTTGTACTTGACAGAGAACTATCTTATAATTCGAGAAAATTAGAACTCAAGGATTTTCACAATTACAAGAATTCTATTACAATTAATGATTATGTACTGATTTCAATTGAGCTTTTTAGCGAAAATCTTGCATCTTTTCCCACTTTTCATGCATTTAAAACAAGTGATACTACCGCACAGATTACCTATGTATATGCTCACAGAAGCAAGTTTAATGAAGATGATGCTACTCCAGAAGAAATTGAGTTAAATGACTTTAATTGGCGTTTATTTGCAGGAAATCAGACTCTCAACCTAGAATATTTGGTAAGTAGATCAGCACAAATAACTTTTAGGGATTTAGAAGGAATAAATCTTTATTATATAAATGCTTTCCGTAATATAAATTCAGATTTGCACGGTAATACAAAGTCGTTATTAAGTAGATATTGCCAATCAAGAGAAAATGCAGAAGAAGAGCTTGAAAGTATTCAGACAATCTTACAACAATCATCTACTGATTTGAATAAATTACTTTTTATTCCTAATTTATCTGAAACGATACAAAAAAAAGGTATTGATATAGCAGGCCAATATTTCTCTTTTCCAGTAGCAATTAGTTTTCTCTCAAATTATAATACTGATGCTTGGAATCAGTTAAATTTATTTTTTTGCCCTGAAGAAAACAATAATATTCCTATTCAAGTTTTAGGATTAGGACAAAAAAATATTTTATATTTGAGTTTATTTATTGCTGAATTAGAAAATTCAAGTAAACAACACGAAATAAACCTTTTACTTATTGAAGAGCCAGAAGCACATCTTCATCCTCAATTACAAAAAATACTTTTTGCAAATTTGAACGGATTGAAGACAACCCAAGTTTTTATGACATCACACTCTACCCATATAGCAAGTGATTGTGATTACAAAAACTTAAATATTCTATACAGAAATAAAGAAAAAGAAGTCAAATCCTTTTCACCATTTGGAAATGGTCTTTTAACCGACAGAGAGAGTAAATTGCTTAAACGTTATTTAGATGCTACGAGAAGTGAAATGTTTTTTGCTTCCGCGATTATTTATGTTGAGGGTGTAGGCGAACAGTTTGTAATTCCTTCAATTGCTAAGGAAGTTTATGGTATTAATTTGACTGAACACAACATCTCAGTAATTCCTATTCACAGCAGGTTTTTTGACCCATATTTAAAAATCGTGCAAGATTCAAATCTTGAGATTCCTGCAGTTGCTATTATTGATGGGGATAGCACAGAACTAAAAGAAGACGATACGGAAACTACAGCTGTTGCAAATGCTAAAGAACTTGAAGTAACAGATAGGGTTGTAGTTATGTCAGGAGAAAATACATTCGAAATTGATTTATTTCCGAATGTAGAAACGAATAATATTTATTTGAAAACTTGTTTTGAAAATTTGAATCATAAAAAATCATTTGAAAATTTAATTAATGCAACTAAAGACGAAGAAGAAAATTGGTCAATAGGATTAATTAAGCGAATAGACCAAACAGTAATGAAAGGAAGATTTGCCCAAGAATTAAGCTTATTAATTGATAAAGACTTCCAAGTCCCTGAATATATTGAAAAAGCAATTTTACATATTGCTAAATGTAAAAATATTGAAGTAAACAATGCTAAATGACAAGCAGTGTAGAGTAGTTTATGATTTAACTGGCAACACAATTGTTAGTGCATCTCCTGGTTCGGGAAAAACAAAAACACTTGTTGCAAGAGCACAGCATAAGTTGGAAACAATTCCATTTCACAAATCATTAGCTTTAATTACATATACAAACGCAGGCGCAGATGAAATTGCCTACCGTTTAGCAGACCAAGATTACAAAGTTTTCATTGGTACAATACACCGTTTCTGTTTAGAATTTATTTTACGTCCATTTGGGTGGATTTTTAATTGGCATAAGCCGAGAGTGGTTACTTATAATGAATTAAATGAATTTATTGAGGAAAATAAGACTTTAGATTTAGGAAGTAGCCCATTAGATGAGTTAAACAAAATAAAAAAAACACTTGATGGAAATTTAGATACAACAGTTGTTTGGAATAATTTAACAGATATACAAACAGTAGCAAATGCTTTTTATGATTTTCTTCAAAACAGGAAAGCTATTGATTTTAATGAAATATTATATCGTTCTTATAAAATCATAAAAGAAAAAGATTTTGTAATAAGTTCTCTTGCAAATAAATTTTATGAAATTTCAATTGACGAATTTCAAGATACAAATATTTATCAATATGAAATACTAAAAGCAATTCAACAGAAAAAAATATGTACATTTTTTATGGTTGGAGATGAAAAACAAAGAATTTATCGATTTGCAGGCGCTATTGATAATGCGTTTAAAAGAGCTTCTCTTGACTTTGATGCTCCAATTGAAATTTTGGAAGTAAACTATCGCTCAACAAGTAATATAATTAATACATATTCTTCGTTATTCGAAAACCACCCCGAATTGATAAACGAATCAGAATATAAATCAATTGATTATAAAGTAATTTTTCAGCAAACAAAAAAAGACGACCATAATACAATTGTTAAAAATTATATTGAATATTTAGTAAATAAAGGGAATATTGAGCCATCTGAAATTGCAATTCTTTCATTACAATGGAGAGATGCGTTAAGTGTAAGTAAAGCACTTAGAAACAAATTTCGTATTGTTGGTTTAGGAGCATTGCCTCATAAAAGTTTAAATAACTCAACATTTAATTTGGTTCGTTGCCTTAGTAGGTTTTCTCATTCAATTACCGTAAAGAGTTTAAGAATAATTCGCAGAGCCATTGAATTACATGTTTTAGAAAATAACCTGACTATTAGCAACACAGAGTTTAACTATATTACAAATTCTCTTATCTCAAAATTCGGACAAATTGATAATAGTCTTTCTTTAAAAGATGGTATTTTTGAACTTCAAAAAGTTTTTGATATAATTTTTAAAGTTTCACATTCAGCATTTGATGAATTATTGTACTTACTTGATGATGATGAAGCTGAGCAATGGACTTTTGAAAAATATATTGAAACATTATCAGGAGTAGCTGGGATTACAATAAACACAATCCACCAAGCAAAGGGTTTGGAATACAAAGTTGTTATTCTTAACCAAATAAACGAAAACAAAATTCCATACCAAATGTATTTGGGACAGCAAAATGGTAATTATATTTATGAGGATTTAACAGAAGAAAGTATAGAGGATGGAAGAACACTTTTATATGTTGGTTTGAGCCGAGCTCAGGCAGTTTTAGTCATTTTACACAATTGGAAGCCTTCAATGTTTATTCAGACTTTAAAGTCTGTAAATACTTAACTCAAAATTAAATCTTAGCTGTATAGGTAATATTTACAATATAAAAACCACCCCACAAAAGTAGAGTAGCTTATCAACTAACTCAAAAACCAATGATAGTTCGAATTACCACTGATAGCTTTATCAATGCTCTCGTTAAACTCAAAAGCATTTACATTCCTTTCCAGAAACGTATCAATATAACTGGATTTATTGGCTTGGATAAACAAGTTATACACTTTACATAAAAATCTTATCATTTTAATAATCGTTTACTATTCAGTTAAATGTAGTATGCCTAATTGTATGCCTTTTTTAGCATGAAATAGTAAAATCAGAAGCTATCTAAAGAAGTAAATTATATAACTCCTTGATTTTAAATAAAAAAAGAGAATCAATTTCTTGATTCTCTTACTTAGTAGCGGGAACAGGACTCGAACCTGTGACCTTCGGGTTATGAGCCCGACGAGCTACCTACTGCTCCATCCCGCGTTGTTATTTCGATTGCAAATATACGACTATTTTCTAACCATGCAAATAAATTATCACTTTTTTTTCGGTGGATGAGCTTTTATATACTCCAAAACCTCTTCAGGATGGTCGGTAAGAAAAAGTAAATTCTTGTATTCCATACCTTTAGCTAGCTGATGCAAGGTTGAATAAAGAGAAGTATCTTCTACGTATCTTTTTTTACCAAAAAAGACCATGGGGCTATAATAGCCATAAGTTCCGTAATGATTCTGGGTGGCTTCCTGAAAAATTTCCTGAGTAGTTCCGGCACTACCCGGTGCATATACCACACCGTACAAACATACCGCCAGAAGAATATCTTCCCGTATACTATTAGAAAAATACTTGGCAATATGTGAAGCAAATACATTGCTGGGCTCATGCCCGTAAAACCAGGTAGGAATAGCCAGGTTTCCGTTTCCTTCCGGATATAGCTCTAAAACCCTGAGTGCCTGTTCCAGATAATTTTCTGCCAGATATTCCGGCTGTTCAGGGTTTGTTTTCTTTACATCCGAAAGAATAGCCAAAGCCTTATAAAAATCGGCTTCGGTATAATTAGCCATATAAGCTCCGAAATTTGCAGCTTCCATAATTCCGGGACCTCCTCCGGTAACGATATAATAACCGCTTTCTGCAAGCAGACGGGCTGCTTTAGCAGTCTTAATATAAAATTCGGAAGTACGGTCCATACTATGCCCTCCCATGAAGCCTACGGCCTTCTTTTCGGTCATTCCCTCATCATCAAACAATAAAAGCTCTCTGAGGCTGCTGTCTATACTATAATCATGAATCCTCTGTGCCAATGCGTCATCCATTGGCGGGTTAAAACGGGTAGTATTAAAATGGATATAAATTTTTTCATCGCAGGTCAAAGTTTCTCCATCTTCTTTAGCCATCAGTTCTTTCCATGTATATAGCGACCGACGGGCCGGTTTATATGGCAATGACTTAAACTTCGGGTAAACAAAAACTCCCTGCATCACCAAAAACACAAAATCTTCCTGCGGCAGTTCACAATTTATAAAAATGGTATTTTTGAAAGTATAGATTTTCCAGTCAACCGGAAAGTTGACAAAATTTATATTCTGAACAACTATATCTTTAAAATAGATACTTTTAGAAATGTAACTCTTAAATTCACTTTCTGACTTTATAAAGTTTTTAAACCTTTTGATACTCATAGCAGTCTTATATATTTATGATAAAAAAATCAGTCGATAGGACTGATTTTATATAACTTTATAACTATTTATTTATTTTTTTCTGACTTTCTCTTTCAAAGCATTAAAATCATCCCATCGTTTCTCATAGGCAAGTAAAGCTTGTTCGGGCCAGGAAGACGGATCATGTATTTTATATGAAGCACCTCCATATAAGGTAAGAACGTTTCGTAAATCTTCCTCCTTAGCTTCTGAGAGCTGTTTCCAGGTATATATACCGCTTTCATTAAGAAAAAATTCAATTCTCTCTCCTACTCCCTCAATAATTTTTAAATCGTCTCTGACTACCTGTTCATTTCTGATAAACTTTTCCTGAGCAACATGCTGAGACGTTTCTGATTCCTTTATTGTCCTGGGCTTTCTTTCAATTTTACCTCCGGTGTAAAGTACCTTCATGGTTTCAATTTTGTTGATATGCTGAGCCAGTTCATTTTTCAGCGTTTCATTTTCTTCTTCTACCTTCATTAAAATTTCCTCTGTTTTCTTGCCAAAAAACAAACCTATGAAATAAAACAACAATGCGGTAACCAGCAAAGGAAGAATTACCAATAACAAAGCTTTAAAAAATGCACGGGTATTAGCATCCGTACTATTAAAATTTTCATCCCACCGAATAGAGGTTAAATCCAGATTTTCAATCCGCAGGTACCAATAGCTAACGCCGGTTATCCAGCCGATACCGATAATTAAAAAAATCCAAAATAATATTTTTTTACTCATAAAGAAGTAATTAATGTTTAAAGTTAAAAAAAACAGATGAAATAAGAAAATATCTTATCCGTTTGTCTTACGGTTCAGAAAATCAAACACCAAAGCATTAAATTCCTCCGGTCTGTCCAGCTCTATATTAATAGGCAGATAAAACAGATTATTTTTAAGCTGTTGGAAATGCTTTAATCGCATATAGTCTTTTTCTGTGGTAAGTATGATGCTATCACCTTTTATATTCTGATAGGCATTTTCAATATCTTCAATATCCGATTCGGAAAAATTATGATGATCTTTATATTGAAGATGTTTTACATAAGCAAATTGAGAATGTGAAAATTCCAGAATTTCTTCATATTTGGCTATCCCCGTTACCAGAAGAACCTTGTAGTGAGAAATCTCATCAATATTAAGTGTAAAACTGAAAGATTTTACTTTCTGTTCATACACAATCTTAGAAAAAAATAACGCCTGATAGGGCTGAAGTTTCAGCTTTCGCTCAATCACTTTTTTATCTTCCTCGGTAACTACTTCCGGACATTTGGTTACTACCACGATATGTGCGCGCTTTGCTCCGTATTTACCTTCGCGAAGCCTGCCCACCGGTAAGATTTTATCCTCATAATAAGGTTTAAAATAATCCGTAAGCAAGATATACAAATCAGCTTTTACATATCTATGCTGAAACGCATCGTCAAGAATAAACATCTCCGGATTAAAATCATTAATCAGGTGGTCAATACCTTCCGCTCTTTTCTCATCAACCCCCACTACAATTTTGTTACGGAAGCGTTCGAAAAACTGCATAGGCTCATCACCAATATCTTCAAAACCGGTTTCGTAATTTGCAAATTGATAGCCTTTGGTTTTTCTGCCGTACCCCCTGCTCATTATCCCGATAAGATACTTATCCTTGAGCAGATCGATAAGGTAAATCACAAAAGGCGATTTACCGGTTCCTCCTACACTTAGGTTGCCTACTGCAATAACAGGCTTCCTGTAGGTTTTGGAACGATAAATACCCCAGTCAAAGAATTTGTTTCTGATATAGGTTACTAACCAGTATAAACCGGAAAAAGGATATAAAAATATTTTCATATTCACGGCAAAATTATAAATTATATGATAATATTTACCTCTCTTTGTAAATGAATATTAAAAATTTTATTAACATCCCTGATTATGTTTTCTGAGAGATTGTATATTTCCATTCCCCCGGCATTTCCATAGTTAACCAGTACTAAAGCCTGTTTGTCATGTACCCCGGCGTTGCCTACTCTTTTACCTTTCCATCCGGCTTTTTCAATTAACCATCCGGCCGGAACTTTCACCTGATTTTCAGGTGCTTCGTAATGGGGCATCTCAGGATATATTTCTTTTAGGCTGTTAAACTGCTGAACTGGCAACAGGGGGTTTTTAAAAAAACTACCTGCATTACCGGTAACTTTAGGATTCGGAAGTTTATTATTACGGATAGCAATTACAGCCTCACTTACTTCTTTAATAGAAGGTTCGGATATGCCTTGTTTCAGCAATTCTTCTTTTATGGAACCGTAATCTGTTACAATATGATGATTTTCACTGGTAAGACGATACGTGACTTCCAGAATTACATAACGGTTTTTTCCTTCATTTTTAAAATAAGAATCTCTGTAACCAAACCTGCAGTCTTTGTTTGAAAAAGTTTCTATAGCACAGGTTTGAATATTTAAGGCTTTTAATGAATAAAAATGATCTTTAATTTCTACTCCGTAAGCTCCTATATTCTGCATAGGAGAAGTACCTGCATTTCCAGGAATCAGGGAAAGGTTTTCTAACCCTCCGTAGTTTTTATTTATACAATATTGTACGAAAGAGTGCCAATTTTCACCGGCGCTGGCCGTAACTAAAACCTGATGGTTATCGTCCGGTTTTTCTTCACGTATTCCCTTTAAGGCTATATGAATGGCCAATCCCTCCCAGGATTTAGCAAAAAGAATATTGCTACCGCCCCCTACCATGAGAATAGGCAATTCTTTTTCTTGTGCAAAAGCTAAAGCTTCTTCCAACTCCTGCATCGAGGTAATTTCACAGAAAAAACGACAGTAAGCCGGAACTCCGAAAGTAGTCAGTTCTTTTATATCTTTATTTTCCTCGATATGAATCATCTGGCTGAATTGTAAACTTCTATCCCCTTCTTCATAATTTCAACCGCGCTTTTAATATCCTCCTTATTGATTACGTAGGCCATTCTGATTTGTTTTTTGCCCAATTCATGATTGGAATAAAAACCCTGAGCCGGTGCCAACATCACTGTTCCATTATTATACTGATATTCTTTCAATAGCCATAGACAAAAATCTTCGGCATCTTCTACGGGAAACTCAGCGGTACAATAAAATGCGCCCTTAGGCGTTGGACAAAACACTCCCGGAATTTCATTAAGCAGCTGGACCAGCAGGTCTCTTCGTTCAGAATATTCTTTTCTGACCTGATCAATATAATCGCGAGATTCGTAATGAGCCGCATTGGCTACAATCTGTCCGATAAGCACAGGACTGAGACGTGCCTGAGCAAATTTAAGCGCCGTTTGTAAAAATTCACGGTTACGGGTAACCAGAAATCCACAACGTATTCCGCATAAGCTATATCTTTTTGATTCCGAATCTACTACAATTGCGTTTTCACTCAATTCCGGAAAATCCAATACTGAATGATGGGTCA contains these protein-coding regions:
- the murB gene encoding UDP-N-acetylmuramate dehydrogenase, producing MHIEENKDIKELTTFGVPAYCRFFCEITSMQELEEALAFAQEKELPILMVGGGSNILFAKSWEGLAIHIALKGIREEKPDDNHQVLVTASAGENWHSFVQYCINKNYGGLENLSLIPGNAGTSPMQNIGAYGVEIKDHFYSLKALNIQTCAIETFSNKDCRFGYRDSYFKNEGKNRYVILEVTYRLTSENHHIVTDYGSIKEELLKQGISEPSIKEVSEAVIAIRNNKLPNPKVTGNAGSFFKNPLLPVQQFNSLKEIYPEMPHYEAPENQVKVPAGWLIEKAGWKGKRVGNAGVHDKQALVLVNYGNAGGMEIYNLSENIIRDVNKIFNIHLQREVNIII